From a single Lolium rigidum isolate FL_2022 chromosome 7, APGP_CSIRO_Lrig_0.1, whole genome shotgun sequence genomic region:
- the LOC124672982 gene encoding uncharacterized protein LOC124672982 produces MSRERKKAAALHEKMQILRSITHSHAMSNTSIIMDASEYIKELKQKVVRLNQEIAREEEATHSHKENSFPTVSVESLGHGFVVNVSSDKSCPGLLVSVLEAFEELGLTVLQATASSTDTFRLEAMGGGESQADNVDEDAVRGAVLQAMRNCGADQGDQ; encoded by the exons ATGTCGAGGGAACGCAAGAAAGCGGCTGCTCTACATGAGAAGATGCAAATCCTGCGCTCCATCACTCACTCCCACGCG ATGAGCAATACTTCCATAATCATGGATGCGTCGGAGTACATCAAGGAGCTGAAGCAGAAGGTTGTGAGGCTCAATCAGGAGATCGCACGCGAGGAGGAAGCGACGCACTCGCACAAGGAGAATTCCTTTCCGACG GTGAGTGTGGAAAGCCTAGGGCATGGGTTCGTCGTGAACGTGTCCTCCGACAAGAGCTGCCCCGGCCTGCTCGTCTCCGTGCTGGAAGCGTTCGAGGAGCTGGGCCTCACCGTGCTCCAAGCCACGGCGTCTTCCACCGATACCTTCCGACTGGAAGCGATGGGAGGAGGAGAG AGCCAGGCCGATAATGTGGACGAGGATGCCGTGAGGGGGGCGGTGCTGCAGGCCATGAGGAACTGTGGCGCAGACCAAGGGGATCAGTAG